In Oceanispirochaeta sp. M1, the sequence AACTGAATTAGTATTTTTAAAAATATTCAAATCTTCAATTATATTTGATCTATATGACAGTAAATTCGCACTGAATATATCAATTTTTTTAGAAATATTATTTTCCAAATATTCCATCAAAACATTTTCGAAATGTCCAATAAATTCTTTTCCAATTTTATAAATTACTTTTTTTATAAATTTCATTTTTATAACTCAGAAAATAGTGTTAGTGCAGATTTTATTGTATCTTCCATATCAAAGTATTTATATTCACCCAATCTCCCTCCAAAACTTACATTATTAGTTTTGGCACCCTCTTTTCGATATTTTTCGGCAATTTTATTATTTTTATCATTATTTATCGGATAAAAGGGATTTGTTCCATCATCTTCTAATGGTATTTCCTTAATAATAAGAGTTTTATTCTTTACATACTCATTCCAATTCTCTCTATAAAAATGTTTTGGTTCACATATCCGAGTATACTTATACTGACTTTCTGGATAGTTAATCACACTAGTCCCCTGAAAATCATCAACATTTTTGTATTCTGTTTTGAACTCCAGAGCTCTATACTCAAGTTTACCGAATTTATAATTGAAATATCGATCTATTGGGCCAGTATAAATTACATGAGAATCCTGATGGAATGACTTTCGATTTTCAAAATATTCACAATTTAATTTAATTTCGATATTTTCATTATTAATCATTTCTTCAAACATTGAAGAAAAGCTAATTTGTGGAATCCCATGAAATGACTTGTTATAGTAACTTTCATAGTAATTATTTCTGATAGGAATTCTACTCACGATGTTTTCAGGTAGGTCAATTGGATTTTTCCCCCATTGCTTTGAAGTGTAATCTTTAAAAAAAGCTTCATATAATTGTTTCCCAATTAATGAAATAACCTTCTCTTCCATATTTTTAGGAGTTGTAATTTGTTCTTTTTCAATCTCTTTTTTTAAAAATGCTTCTACTTCAAAAGGTTTTAAATTCAATCCATAAAAACTGTTAATCGTTTCTAAATTAATTGGCATTTGATATATTCTATCTTTGTATGTTGTTAATACTTGATGAAAATAGTGATTAAAATTAGTAAATTTTTTAACATAATTTAAGATATTTTCATCTTCAATATGAAAGATATGAGGTCCATACACGTGATATAGAATATTTGTTTCTTTATCATATTTATCAAAGCAATTACCTCCGATATGAGGTCTTTTATCTATTATTATTACTTTATTACCTGCTTTAGATAACTGTTCTGCTAAAACGATACCAAATAAACCTGCTCCAACAATTAAATACTCTTTTTTCTTCATTAATCCTACAATCCCTATATTTCCTATTTAAATAAATTGATCTTTTTCAATTAATATTCTAATTTCTCTAAAAATTGAATTCTAATAATTTAAATCCAAATCAACTTAAAACACTTTCATGAATTAAATTTTAATATTGAGAATATGCCACATTTAGTGGAATAAAATATTTAAATTAATCATAACTTCTTTCAAAATTAGTTTTTATGTTTTTTAGAAAATTAATCATTAAACAAATTCAATTCATAAAGTCTAAATAATTATTTACAACAGTATTAGGATCACCGAAACCTTTTAATATTCCCTCTTCAATCCACAAAACCTTCTGACAGTACTGTTTAATCATGGTTGTGTTATGTGAGACCATAACCACTGTCCGGTCATCGAGGATCATCTCTTCCATCTTCTTCTTACTTTTTTCCCTAAACCTTTCATCTCCTACACTGAATAATTCATCAATTAGGAGGAGGTCAGGATCAACATTGACTGCTATAGAGAAAGCAAGCTTTGATCTCATTCCTGATGAATATGTTCTAACCGGGTTTGAGATAAACTCTCCGATTTCAGAGAAGTTAATGATCTCATCCATCCTTGCATCCAGCTCTTTTTGGGATAGTCCTAATAGGAGTCCACAAAGATAAATATTCTCATGGCCAGAAAGTTCAGGTTTGAAGCCCACACCCAGACTGAGAAGTGAAACTGATTTGGCTCTGTTTATAATTTTCCCACTGTCCGGAGTAAGAGTGTTGGCAAGGACTCTTAAGAGGGTCGATTTCCCGGAACCATTAGAACCGATAACACCCAGGTTTGTGCCATGTTCCAGTTTGAATGAAACACCTTTAAGTGCTTCAAATTCATTCTTCTTTTTTCTGTTTCTTTTAAGCATCACTTCCTTTAATGGCTGTGATTTATAGAATGAATATTTAAGTCGTAAATTTTCAACTTCTAGAATAGGTTCTCTGTATTCACTCATAGTTAGATCACCTTGCTATAGTTTTTGTCTGATTTATAGAGCATTGGAATTCCTAAAGATAAAAGGAATAGACTCGCAATAAGCCAATAACCCAACTCCTGGTAAAGAGGATGTTGACCATACATCAGTGCATTTCTAAAACTCACAAAAAATGTCACATTGGGATTAAACCAGAGAATGTTTTCAAATCCGGCTGGAATTTGATCCATGCTCCAAATACCGGGAGATGAAAAGAACCAGAACATAATCAGGTAACTGATAAGATGAGTCATATCTTCAAAAAGGACACCGACATGTGTGAAAAAGAGGGATAGAGAGTAATAAAACAGGGCAAATACTATAAATGCCGGCAGAAACTCAATGATATGCCAGGTAAAGGGGATTTCATATAGTACCAACATTCCCAGTAAAAGAAGAAATCCGAATATTAGTTTTATTGAGTTTGTCATTAATAATACAAGAGGCAGCGTAAATTTCGGTAAGTAGACCTGTTTAATGATGCTGGCATTTGCTCGAATACAATTTGTACTACTAGACATTAAGGTTGTTGCAACTTTCCAAGGCAACAGAGCACAAAAGACATACAGAGGAAACGCCGGTGTGGCTCTTTGAAATATGAATTGAACGAGGAAAGTATAGACAACCATATGAAGCATTGGATCTAAAAGCCACCAGAGGTAGCCAAGAACGGTGTTGCTTAATTCCGCCTTTAAACTGGATTTTACTGAGAAGGCTATATAGTGTCTGTATTTTTTAAGATCCAGGCAAAAGCGTTTTAAACTGATCAAAATCTTTCCTTATTCGTTTTTATGTAAAACTCCCCCTACCCCACAGAACCTGTTTGGCTGTATTTTAGATCCTTGGATCTTAGTATGGGGGAGCCTTCGTCTGCCGCCGAAACAGTACAGACAATAGCCGGGCTTAGAGCCCTTCTGTTAATGACAACGCCGCTTGTACGGCATCATCCATATCGTAATAACGGTACTCTCCCAGGCGACCCAGGGTGTGAATGTTGTTATATCCTTTCACATCGTCCTGGTACTTCTGATAGAGTGCTCTGTTCTCTTCACTGTCTATGACATAAAAAGGGTTGTTTACTCCCTTTATGTAGGGCGTGGGATACTCCCGGCAGACAGTTGTGTAGCTGTTAACCGGATTCCGCTGAAAATGCTTAAACTCCGTAACACGGGTAAAGTCGTAGTTGTTGGGGTAGTTCACCACCCCTTTTTTCTGAAAGGAACCCTCAAAGGGAAAGCTCTCAAACACAATGCGTGTTGAGCGGTAGGGCAATTCTCCATGACAGGAGTGAAACAGCTCGTCTATGGGGCCTGTGTAGATATACTGGCCCGTAAATAGTTTATTGTTGAGCCAGGTCTTCCCCTCCTTGAGGGTGACCATCTTTGATGCATCTGTGTTTAAAAGCATATGTATATTGGGGTGGTCCGCCATATTCTCCAATAGAGGAGAAAAACCCTTTAAGGGGATGCCCTGGTACTGATCATCGAAGTAGCGGTCATCTCTTGAGATGACGACCGGAACCCTTGCCGATACAGAGTCATCCAGGTCCTCCGGGCGTTTGCCGCCCCACTGCTTGAGGGTGTAGTTTAAAAAGATCTTCTCATACACAAAACGGGCCAGGAACTGCAGGTCCTCGTCCTCTGACTCTCTGAGCCTGAGAATGGGAACCCGCTCTCCCAGGGAAAATTGTTTTAATAACTTCTCCTCTATCTTATTTGAAAGGGAAGCCGGCAACAGGGCATGGAGAGTATTCAGATTAAAGGGAATGGGGATGAGCTGTCCGTCTATGAAGCCCCCCACCGTATGATGGTAGGAAAACCACTCGGTAAAACGGGAGAGAAAATCCCAGACCCTCTGCTTGTCGGTATGGAAGATATGGGGGCCGAAGGGCTGCACCAGAATGCCGTGATCATTGATGAAATCATGGCAATGGCCGCCGATCTTTCTTTTGGCCTCTATGACAAGGACCTTTTTGCCCTCATCCGCCAGTTTGCGTGCGGCCGTCAGACCGCTTATCCCCGCTCCGGCGACGATGACATCTATAGAATTAAACACTCTGTAGTCCCTGGGCCGTATCCAGGCGGTTCTGCCAGAATGTCGTGCTCCGCTGCAGATTGCGGTAACTTCTGCTGGCAGGATAATAGCGATAGAGGCCCGATAAGTTCAGCTTCCAGAACCTGAGAGTCAGGATGATAATCTCTTTCCAGTTTCTGCTGCGTATCTCTGCCTGTACTTCATCATGGCTGTACACCGCCAGTTTCCCATGAAGGAAATACCAGGGGCTGTACCATCGCCTGAAGCTGGCAGGAATTCTATACGTATTCTTAAGCTCATCCCTGGATCTTTTCTTGAAGTCCGTAGGCATGTTCTTATCTTTTAAAAGTTCCTGCTCATTCAAGGCTGTTATATACTCAGCCCCTTCCAGAAAATCATCAAAGGCATCCAGTGCCAGAGAGGCCGAGCGGTAGTCGTGTACAAAAATCTGCACATAAAAATGGGACCAGGCATTAACCAGAGAATTGAGAACTGAGAATTTCCTATGATGCAGAGAGTTCAGAATCAGGGTGTTTCTACAGAAAAAATAACTCTTGAACAGAGGAGAGAACTTCTTGGTGAAGGGCTCATGCCATACGGCGATCCCATTCATTGTGATAAAGCCTGAAGCTCTTTTGAGACTGTAGTCCATATCGTCCCCGTAGATGAAAAAGGGGAAAGGGAGCTGAGTGTCCGTATCCTTTTTCAAGGGGATGGCGCAATACCACCAGGCGGCATATTTATTATTGGCCTTGATATCCTGATCGGAGCTGCAGAGATTCTCTAACTCTGTGAGATCGAGATCTCTATAATAATTTTTAACCCTCATCCCATTCCAGCGGGCCGTTGACTCAAACATCATATGAGGCTTATCAAGCTGCATCATGCCGCCGGAAAGAAAGTGATTATCATATTCAGGCTTAAGACAGGAGAGGAGCACCCCGCTTCGTCTGACAGTTTCTGCCTCGATGCGGATGTCATCATCCATTAAAAGGACATGACTGTAATTCTCACGGCTTTTCAGGGCCTCCATGATGCCTCTGGTAAAACCTCCGCTTCCTCCCACATTGGGATTATGAAACAGATGAAAACCATCTCCAAGTTCGGCAATCTTTGACTGCTCTATCCTGGAAGCATTATCCACAATCAGAACATCAAGATTGTCCATTCCTGCATCTTTCAGGACATTAAGATTTTCAAAGAGGTATTCGTCTCTGTTGAAAGTGCAGAACACTGCTGCAATCCTGGAGCTGTGTTTAAAAGGGAGCTTTGCAGAAGACCAGGTTGCGGAGATAAGCATACAGGGGCTCTTCGCCTCGATTTGTACCGCCAGCTTACCGGCAAACAACCTCTCCGGAACCTCAAGCTCAAACTCTCCTCTGCTGAGAATAGTTGTAACACTCTCTTCAAGGACCTTCGCATTCTCATCCAGAGAATGGATTGTAACAACACAGCTTCCCTTGACATCCACAATAAGACTCAGGGATTCAAGACCGGTGTATAGAGACCACTTATCCCATGAAAAAAGATTGAAGTAGGTACCCAGATCCAGCACTCCACCCCTGTCGATGACAATTCCATTTTTAGAAGGAAGAATTCTTGACCCCCGGTAGTATAAGTCGTAGGGGACTCCCTTTTTGGCTGAGAGGGTAAAATGCTGTAAAGTGGTAAGACCTGCCGTTTGTTTCATTATGGAGAGGAGTTTATCAATCAGTTTTTTTAACTGATATAGGCAGATTTCCTATATTAATCTTCTGCGGGTTTAAAACTATTGGGCGTAACCATCAATGATCCAGATCTCAACAGAACCGTCATCAGAATAGGCATTGGTCGACGTAAGGGCAATGATTCTGCCATCACTGAGAACTTCAATAGAGTTCCACAACGCTCTCTTGTCTAAAGGGACAGCAAAGGGATAGGAGGGGTGTGCAAAGTCCTGACCCGAGGCATCTCCCACCAGGACCATCTGATGGCTCAGATCCCAGTCCCCTCCCCTCTCATAATTGGTCTGCATAGAGAGAAGGACCTCTCCCGAGGGGAGTCTCTGCAGATAGGGTGCTCCCATATAGACACTGTCAGAAACCTCAGTAGCCAGAGGCATATAACTTCTTCTGTAATCATAAGATACGACCAGAGGACGCCAGCTGTCGACCAGGCCCTCAGTTAAAATAGAAGGCTTGAATGCTCCTACATTTTTATCTTCGATACCCAGAATAATCTGATTTCTATCCTCCAGAAAAAGGGGCACAGGCATACCGTCCCGACCGCCCTCTCTGAAGCTGACAATCTCAGGTTCCCGGCTCCAGCTCAGCCCCTTATCAAAAGATCGTAATATAGAGATATTCTGTTCATCCGAATTGGTATAGGGAGCTTCATCTGCAAAATAGAGCTGGATTTCACCACCTGGCAACTCCAGAAAACTCGGTTCCCAGCAACCGTTTTCAAACTCATGTCCCCCTTCATAGAGGACATTGCTCACACCCCAGCTCTCTCCACTATCCCTGCTGATTTTGACCGCAATAGAAAAATTACGTCCCACAGAATAGGGTTCTTCGGGCCTGTAGTTGACCGCCATAAGCAGGGTCCCCTCTGAGAGCTCAATAATTTCGGGAACCGAAGGATTTATTTGATTGACCCCTGAGAATACAACGGTGGCTTCGGACCAGCTGTAACCACCGTCCACACTCTTAGACAGCATCACTTTTTTATGACTGACAGATTCATACACAAGGAGAAGGCTGCCGTCATTCAGTTCTTCCAATCTGGGATAGCTGAGAGAAATAAATGTATTTGATAGAGCTGACACCTTCCTGAGACTGGACTCTACCCAGTGAATCTTGCTGCGTCCCGCTACATCGCTGTCGTCCAGGTCATCATATTCAGTCTGGCATGATAAAAGGAGAAAAGAGGCTGACAAAAGGAGAAAAAGTAAACTTTTTTTCATAGAAAAGCCTCCTTTTCAAAATATAGGAATCTTGCCTATAGCACGAGAGCTTATTCTATGATTATAATTTTAAAGGGATTTTTTACGCTTATCTGGAACATGAAACTACAAACAATTCATATAAAAACCATAGTAATTCTAGATTAGGCACATTGGCTACATATTTGTACTTGAGAAAGGCATGAAAAGTTAAGTGATCAATTAGTTATTCGGCATCTGTAAGCGAACAGTTGTTCCAGCCCCGGAGATGCTTTCTATATTCATCTTACCACCGTAATGCTCAAAACGGTTCTCCATAATCCCCAGTGAAAGCCCCAGCTCTGCATAAGCCTTCAGATTATGGGGAATAGGAAAACCATATCCGTTATCTCTGACCGTCACCTTAATACCGGATTCATCCTGATTAAAATCAATAGTAAGCTCTGAGGCCTCTGCATGTGCTTTCACGTTCATTACAAGCTGCTGCAGAGAAACATAGAGATCATACTGTTTTTCATAAGCAAGCAGGCTCTCATCCATGCTGCCTGTTATGCTGATTTTTAAGTTCGTTGATTGAAAATTCTGAATAAAATCCTGAAAGGCTGCTGTCACACCCACTGTCTTGAGATGGAGAGGTTCAAGACTGTTTATGACGGTACGCATATTATCGGTAATATTGTTTATTGATTCCTTTAAATCAGAATTATTGCTGAGATCGGGATTCATATAGAGGACTGCCACATCCTGAAGGATACGATCATGAAGAATTTCGGCAACCTGATGCCGCTCTTTAATTCTGAATGAATTGGCAGTTTCCAGAAATTCCCTGTCCCGTTTCTCTTTCTCCCGGAGTTTCTGGTTTGCCAGCAGAGAGAACAGACTCACAGCGAAATGGAGAAAAATAGCTGTATTCATTAGAAAAAACAGCATTCTAAACATCTTAAGCCTCTGGTTTAGAATTTCACTCAGATGCAAAGAAAGCTCCATTATAGCCTTATGCAGATAAAATACGGTCTCACCCCGGGTAGAAATATCCGATTGCCTGTATTGAGTGATCAGTGGTTCAATCTCCCACAGCTTACCCTGAACAATGGCAAATGATTTTCTTTCAATTGAGAAGTCAATATCCTCAATGACATCCAGAATTAACTGATCATTCAATGCGACCTTTCCATCTTCACCCAGGAGAAAGGCATCCACAGTCAATTTTTGAACAGAAACAATTTGCTCAAGCAAACTGTTATTTACTAAAACGAGAGGAAAAATAATTATAATTATTGCCAGTAAGGAGGTAATAACGAGTAGACTATTTGAATTGAGTTTTAAAAATTTTATTATTTTTATCATCTTTATATTAAATGTGTTAATATTCATTATGGAAAATTCAATAGAAAAAGTCAAAAACAAAAATTCATTTTCTATAGTAATTTCTATAATAGCAATTTCGATTCTGCTGAACCTTGCTTTAAGCTGGTTTAATAATACAATAATAAAGTCACCCATTTTCCTGGACAGTATATTTACAATTCTCTCTGCTATGATATTGGGTCCGATTGCCGGAATTACCGTAGGTGCCCTGACAAATGCGGGTATGGAGTTCATATACGGTTTCAGCGGTTATTACTGTCCTTTTGCCGCCTGTAACATGCTCACTGGACTGATAATAGGAATCATGAGCCGCAGAAGACTCTTTGATAAAAGTATATACCTGACCCTGGCCGTTCTTCTGCTGACTCTTGCTAACGCCCTGATGGGTTCATTTATTGCTTTCTTTGTTTTCAAGGGCTATACGAATGTTCAATTAGATCTGATTATTGATGCTCTTGTAAATACAGGAATGTCTTTATCTACTGCATCATTCTGGTCAAGAATACCTACCAATCTGATAGATAAGATATTATCAGTTTATCTGGCATTCATCATGTATTATTTTTATAGGAAAAAAAGAGGAGAACCTCTACCGTCTATTTTTTAATTTCCTCATAAACAGTGCTGCCATATTCTAATACCTGTGTACTATAATGTGCATATTCACTTAAGGACTCTAAAATCTTCGGATAATCTTCATCCTCAACACGGCCTTTCATAAAAAGATAGTTTAGCATCATCAAGGTATTAAAGTATTCCAGTCCCAGCTTATCCGCTTTCATCAGAAGCTTTCGATCTTCTGACAGGAGTGGAACCCTATGGATCTGTGCCAGAAGAAGGAGGGAATCATCATTTGTAATATCATTATTCTCAAGCTGTACCGCCCTTACCGGCAGATGAGGCCAGCCGACCTCTTCAAGAACCTGGGGAGTAGAAATAAGTTCCACCTCCGCAGCCAATGAACCTAGAAGTCCTATACGAAGGTGATAGATCATACTGCTGGCATCAATACACAGGCATTTTATACCTGTCTTGAAAATTTCAGGGATCATCTGACCTCCTCCTGATAAAGCTCTAGAAACACTCACAGCATACCGGTTATATTACATCCATGACAATTCAGCAGTGGATAAAAAACCAGAGTCCCTCTCTTCAGATGGAGATATATAAAAGAATATCCCATTTTCTCTCAAATAACGAACTCAAATATATCATGCAGGGTGTGGCAGATGGCCGGAATATGATGCTGCTCCATGAGGAACTGGGACTGTTTGAAAAATATCAGATAGACATGCTCCGGATGATGGATATTATCCGAAAAAACCATCTGGATGAAGTAAATATGTAAAAAACAGGCTTTTCAGCCCCAAATTGTACCTTTTGGTCGATAGATATTTATCTTATTAAGGTAGAGATTATATTAATCCTGCTAACTTTAAGGCACAAAATGAAAACGACTATCACTGTTATTCAGATTATAATTCATATGCTGATTCTTATATCAGGCACAATACTATTCAGAATAGACGGAAGCTTATTTTTGCTTATCCCCATGGTCTATTGTATTCTTATAATATTATATCAGCTCTTTGGATTCCTGCCGTCTGGAAAAATATCAGATAATCCGTAACATCTATTAGGTAGATTATTATTTTGTTTTAGAATCAGTGAATTAGTCTTTTAGGTATTTTGATCTTCTATTTCAGAATATTCGAGATAATCCATAATCTTACCTGCTAAATAATAGGGAAGATTCCATAAGGTGTATTTAGAGCCCCCGGGAGTATCAATTTCCTGTTTTAGAATTTTATCAGCATACAGCCTGACAGCGACAGTCTGCTTTGAGTGTTCCATATAGTAATGTAGTGATCGCAACCTGCCTGTTTTGCCGGATTTCACCTCCACAGGGACAGGATATTTCCCGTATTGTAGAATAAAATCTATTTCAGAACTGGCTCCCGAATTCTCTCTAACCCAAAACACCGGTTTCCTGAACGAAATGATTTCTTTGGCAAGGATTTCCTGCCCGACAATATGCTCGGCGATTCTCCCACGATAGAGACTATTTAAATCCTTTGGATTTAGTAGCTGCTTCTGAATCCCCGAATAATAATTCAGCAATCCTGTATCTAGAAACTGCAATCGGGGTGATTTTTTTTTATTAGGAATTAAGGGATAATCAAAATCAGTAACCGGATAAGAAAGGGAAATAAGCATTGATCTCTCAAGTATTCTGAAGGCTTCTCCACTTTCCCTGGAACGGTAAGAAGAATTCCCAAAACCCTGGAATTTCATCCTTTTTCCAGCCTCCATAGGTGATGTTTCAATGATATGTCTAATCACCTGATACATCGAACGACCAGAGGCATATTTAGCAGCATCATCTGTGTAGGAAATAAGAAGAGATTCATAAATGGGTGCCAGCCGGCTTAAGTCGTGATGCTTCAGGTATTCTGCACAAATTTCCGGCATACCTCCAATCAGAGAATATTCATGGAATAGTTCAAGAATTTTATCATGTGCATAATCAGGAACAGGTACAGACTGAAACAAATCAAACACAGCTTTCTGATTTCGGGCTCTCAGATATTCTTCAAACGTAAGAGGATGCATATACAAAAATTCAACTCGACCAACTGGAAAACTGATCTGTTCCTTATCTAGATATACTTCCAGAAGAGATCCGGCACATACAACAAACAGATCCTCTGCCTCTTCATATAAATATCGAAGCATACTAACTGCTTTGGTAGAATTGTGTATTTCATCAATAAATAACAATGTCGACTTCTCGTCGGGGTCAGAGTCTTTTAAAAAAAAGACTGCCTCCAGTACTTTATCCACCGGCAGATCCTGTTCAAAAAGATCTCGATCAGCTTTCTGTTCCAGATTTAGGTATATATACTGCTCAAAATCATGAGAGAACATTTCTACAGCTGTGGTTTTTCCCACCTGACGGGCTCCTCTCAAAATAAGAGGTTTCCGATTCTCTTTTTTTGCCCAATGCCTCAACTCATCGACAATTTTTCGTTTTATCATACATATATGGTATATTATTATACATAAATTGTATAGATTAGCCTGTATTCTGTTACATAATGATAGAGTATTTCTTATTATTCTGTCTAAGCGTCAATACACAGAACCGAGAGACCCTTTAAATATATCAGATAGATATGCTCCGGATGATGGATATAATCCGTAACATCTATCCTGATGAAGTAGTAATGTAAGACACAAAAGTGGTGCCATTTTCCTTTATTTTCCCTTATATTCCCTAATAATCTCTTATAGTGATTGACTTTTATTTTCTGTCATGTTCATATGGCCCCATGAAGAAGGTTTTGCCTCTAGTCAGCATAATTTCATTTATCCTCTCAGGAATCATTGGGCTTGAAATATCAGAAAACTCAAATTTTCAAATGACTGATGGAGCTGCACAGTATGTAAACATACCGGGACAGTCCCTGCCCTCCCACTCTGGTGATTCAATGCTTGAAAATGACAGCAAAGAGGAAGAAGAGGAAGGAAGGACCCACTCCCGGGCCAGAGCCAGAGCCAACAGCCTTATTCTTCCTGATCAGAAAAGAGAAAACCCCTTTTTACAGAGACCCCAGAGAAGTATTAGAATTGAATTGCCTCATGATAATACTCATGACCTGCCCTTTGCCCTGAGAGCCCCCCCTCTAACGGCTTAATACCCTTTTAAAAGATTATTAATTCTCACTTTTTCAAACAATAATGGAGCCTCATTTTGGAAATAAACACAAAAAGACTCTTAACAGTCGCAGATGTTGCGGCGTATTTACAGCTATCTGAAAAGACAGTTCTCGGACTGATTAAAAAGAAAGAAATTCCCTGTATGAAAATTGCCAATCAATGGCGCTTCTCCTATCCGGAACTGAATGAATGGCTGACAGTAAAAACTCAAAACGAAATGAAAAAAGAAAGCGGAGACATAGATAAATGACCCTTGATAAATTTTTAAAGCAGGATAACTGCATTATCCTGAACAGCAAAACAAAAACAGAAGCATTTCATGAAATGATTGATCTGGTAAAAGATGATTCTCTTGTAAAAGACATCGAGAACCTCAAGAAAGAAATTTTCTACAGGGAACAGATCATGAGTACCGGAATCGGCCAGGGTATCGGAATCCCGCATGTCAGATTCGGTTCAATAAAAGAACCTCAGGTTTATGTGGGTATCAGCCCTGAAGGACTGAATGACTATGATTCAATAGATAACGTCCCTGTAAAAATCGTCATCATGATTCTTGTGGGGGCCGAACAGCACAAGG encodes:
- the glf gene encoding UDP-galactopyranose mutase; protein product: MFNSIDVIVAGAGISGLTAARKLADEGKKVLVIEAKRKIGGHCHDFINDHGILVQPFGPHIFHTDKQRVWDFLSRFTEWFSYHHTVGGFIDGQLIPIPFNLNTLHALLPASLSNKIEEKLLKQFSLGERVPILRLRESEDEDLQFLARFVYEKIFLNYTLKQWGGKRPEDLDDSVSARVPVVISRDDRYFDDQYQGIPLKGFSPLLENMADHPNIHMLLNTDASKMVTLKEGKTWLNNKLFTGQYIYTGPIDELFHSCHGELPYRSTRIVFESFPFEGSFQKKGVVNYPNNYDFTRVTEFKHFQRNPVNSYTTVCREYPTPYIKGVNNPFYVIDSEENRALYQKYQDDVKGYNNIHTLGRLGEYRYYDMDDAVQAALSLTEGL
- a CDS encoding glycosyltransferase — its product is MKQTAGLTTLQHFTLSAKKGVPYDLYYRGSRILPSKNGIVIDRGGVLDLGTYFNLFSWDKWSLYTGLESLSLIVDVKGSCVVTIHSLDENAKVLEESVTTILSRGEFELEVPERLFAGKLAVQIEAKSPCMLISATWSSAKLPFKHSSRIAAVFCTFNRDEYLFENLNVLKDAGMDNLDVLIVDNASRIEQSKIAELGDGFHLFHNPNVGGSGGFTRGIMEALKSRENYSHVLLMDDDIRIEAETVRRSGVLLSCLKPEYDNHFLSGGMMQLDKPHMMFESTARWNGMRVKNYYRDLDLTELENLCSSDQDIKANNKYAAWWYCAIPLKKDTDTQLPFPFFIYGDDMDYSLKRASGFITMNGIAVWHEPFTKKFSPLFKSYFFCRNTLILNSLHHRKFSVLNSLVNAWSHFYVQIFVHDYRSASLALDAFDDFLEGAEYITALNEQELLKDKNMPTDFKKRSRDELKNTYRIPASFRRWYSPWYFLHGKLAVYSHDEVQAEIRSRNWKEIIILTLRFWKLNLSGLYRYYPASRSYRNLQRSTTFWQNRLDTAQGLQSV
- a CDS encoding sensor histidine kinase produces the protein MLEQIVSVQKLTVDAFLLGEDGKVALNDQLILDVIEDIDFSIERKSFAIVQGKLWEIEPLITQYRQSDISTRGETVFYLHKAIMELSLHLSEILNQRLKMFRMLFFLMNTAIFLHFAVSLFSLLANQKLREKEKRDREFLETANSFRIKERHQVAEILHDRILQDVAVLYMNPDLSNNSDLKESINNITDNMRTVINSLEPLHLKTVGVTAAFQDFIQNFQSTNLKISITGSMDESLLAYEKQYDLYVSLQQLVMNVKAHAEASELTIDFNQDESGIKVTVRDNGYGFPIPHNLKAYAELGLSLGIMENRFEHYGGKMNIESISGAGTTVRLQMPNN
- a CDS encoding sialidase family protein, encoding MKKSLLFLLLSASFLLLSCQTEYDDLDDSDVAGRSKIHWVESSLRKVSALSNTFISLSYPRLEELNDGSLLLVYESVSHKKVMLSKSVDGGYSWSEATVVFSGVNQINPSVPEIIELSEGTLLMAVNYRPEEPYSVGRNFSIAVKISRDSGESWGVSNVLYEGGHEFENGCWEPSFLELPGGEIQLYFADEAPYTNSDEQNISILRSFDKGLSWSREPEIVSFREGGRDGMPVPLFLEDRNQIILGIEDKNVGAFKPSILTEGLVDSWRPLVVSYDYRRSYMPLATEVSDSVYMGAPYLQRLPSGEVLLSMQTNYERGGDWDLSHQMVLVGDASGQDFAHPSYPFAVPLDKRALWNSIEVLSDGRIIALTSTNAYSDDGSVEIWIIDGYAQ
- the glf gene encoding UDP-galactopyranose mutase, which produces MKKKEYLIVGAGLFGIVLAEQLSKAGNKVIIIDKRPHIGGNCFDKYDKETNILYHVYGPHIFHIEDENILNYVKKFTNFNHYFHQVLTTYKDRIYQMPINLETINSFYGLNLKPFEVEAFLKKEIEKEQITTPKNMEEKVISLIGKQLYEAFFKDYTSKQWGKNPIDLPENIVSRIPIRNNYYESYYNKSFHGIPQISFSSMFEEMINNENIEIKLNCEYFENRKSFHQDSHVIYTGPIDRYFNYKFGKLEYRALEFKTEYKNVDDFQGTSVINYPESQYKYTRICEPKHFYRENWNEYVKNKTLIIKEIPLEDDGTNPFYPINNDKNNKIAEKYRKEGAKTNNVSFGGRLGEYKYFDMEDTIKSALTLFSEL
- a CDS encoding ECF transporter S component, yielding MENSIEKVKNKNSFSIVISIIAISILLNLALSWFNNTIIKSPIFLDSIFTILSAMILGPIAGITVGALTNAGMEFIYGFSGYYCPFAACNMLTGLIIGIMSRRRLFDKSIYLTLAVLLLTLANALMGSFIAFFVFKGYTNVQLDLIIDALVNTGMSLSTASFWSRIPTNLIDKILSVYLAFIMYYFYRKKRGEPLPSIF
- a CDS encoding ABC transporter ATP-binding protein; amino-acid sequence: MSEYREPILEVENLRLKYSFYKSQPLKEVMLKRNRKKKNEFEALKGVSFKLEHGTNLGVIGSNGSGKSTLLRVLANTLTPDSGKIINRAKSVSLLSLGVGFKPELSGHENIYLCGLLLGLSQKELDARMDEIINFSEIGEFISNPVRTYSSGMRSKLAFSIAVNVDPDLLLIDELFSVGDERFREKSKKKMEEMILDDRTVVMVSHNTTMIKQYCQKVLWIEEGILKGFGDPNTVVNNYLDFMN
- a CDS encoding ABC transporter permease, whose protein sequence is MISLKRFCLDLKKYRHYIAFSVKSSLKAELSNTVLGYLWWLLDPMLHMVVYTFLVQFIFQRATPAFPLYVFCALLPWKVATTLMSSSTNCIRANASIIKQVYLPKFTLPLVLLMTNSIKLIFGFLLLLGMLVLYEIPFTWHIIEFLPAFIVFALFYYSLSLFFTHVGVLFEDMTHLISYLIMFWFFSSPGIWSMDQIPAGFENILWFNPNVTFFVSFRNALMYGQHPLYQELGYWLIASLFLLSLGIPMLYKSDKNYSKVI